A genomic window from Oncorhynchus keta strain PuntledgeMale-10-30-2019 unplaced genomic scaffold, Oket_V2 Un_contig_25274_pilon_pilon, whole genome shotgun sequence includes:
- the LOC118382753 gene encoding zinc finger and SCAN domain-containing protein 12-like: MSETVMFQTQLSSIMEALSTAAMAEITKLVDEYSAFLRGELSRKKQDNEILMKKLKVVEKRHRKRTSTIEHGGDGVGTVLRERLWNGGSLPHHTPQTNREHKPDPVFTQQGCSSEWSNGPAARAGLRTDETTVTDKTAEPVTIKQERLEEDGPGECGAPNELRMNAPERSTTPLVARQPHPTDQSSFEEGWGFQSTPPGGRDELTDSMEHNIEVEHRTMGHHIEQEHRTMGHHIELEHRTLDHDLSSSSHCLDQEQPVVVEICLKREPESPCPDLNPLPGGEPGLEVDQGDLGQTYPEYAALNLGYGGYTDTSGLFFTYSSENQLQQHTSSSTTTTDDYASFPGKHSVTVMPGHHGDQRGNGGTVRIRAPLSKEKEGRFVCKHCGKGFPYISCLKRHALNHTRERTHHCSMCGRSFIRPSHLRRHELLHTGVRPFACALCGRHFSHGAHLRAHMKTHT; the protein is encoded by the exons ATGTCGGAGACCGTAATGTTTCAGACGCAGTTGTCGTCCATCATGGAAGCTCTATCCACCGCCGCCATGGCGGAGATAACCAAACTGGTGGACGAGTACTCCGCGTTTTTACGTGGGGAACTGTCACGTAAAAAACAAGATAACGAAATCTTGATGAAAAAGCTGAAAGTAGTTGAAAAACGGCACCGGAAAAGGACATCTACGATTGAACACGGTGGGGACGGAGTTGGCACTGTGCTGCGCGAGAGACTTTGGAACGGGGGTTCCCTACCGCACCACACGCCCC AAACCAACAGAGAACACAAGCCCGACCCAGTCTTTACGCAGCAGGGTTGCAGCAGCGAGTGGAGTAATGGACCCGCGGCGCGGGCGGGACTAAGGACGGACGAG ACCACTGTAACAGACAAGACGGCTGAACCAGTTACCATCAAAcaagagagactggaggaggacGGCCCAGGGGAATGTGGTGCTCCAAACGAACTGAGGATGAATG CTCCTGAGCGTTCCACCACTCCACTGGTCGCTCGGCAACCGCATCCCACTGATCAGAGCAGTTTTGAGGAGGGCTGGGGGTTCCAGAGTACACCACCAGGGGGTAGAGATGAGCTCACTGACTCTATGGAACACAACATAGAAGTGGAACATAGAACTATGGGACACCACATAGAACAGGAACATAGAACTATGGGACACCACATAGAACTGGAACATAGAACTCTGGACCATGACCTCAGTAGCAGCTCTCACTGCCTTGACCAGGAACAGCCTGTAGTAGTTGAGATCTGCctcaagagggagccagagagccCATGTCCAGACCTCAACCCACTACCGGGAGGAGAACCAGGCCTGGAGGTCGACCAGGGGGATCTGGGCCAAACGTACCCCGAGTATGCAGCACTGAACCTGGGGTACGGTGGCTACACAGACACCTCTGGTCTATTTTTCACCTACTCGTCAGAAAACCAACTACAACAACACACTTCCTCCTCGACAACGACCACAGACGATTACGCATCGTTCCCGGGGAAACACTCCGTCACCGTCATGCCCGGTCACCATGGAGACCAAAGAGGAAATGGTGGGACTGTCAGAATTCGAGCTCCCCTCAGtaaagagaaggaggggaggttcGTATGCAAACATTGTGGGAAGGGTTTCCCCTACATCAGCTGCCTTAAGCGGCACGCCCTCAACCACACGAGAGAGAGGACGCATCACTGCTCCATGTGTGGGCGGAGCTTCATCAGACCCAGTCACCTGAGGAGGCATGAACTGCTGCACACGGGGGTCCGACCCTTCGCCTGCGCACTATGTGGACGCCACTTCTCGCATGGCGCACACCTCCGAGCTCACATGAAGACACACACGTGA